A genomic window from Phycisphaerales bacterium includes:
- a CDS encoding NADH-quinone oxidoreductase subunit M → MLLTLLLIPTLTALAIMLRPARQAAPIALAGSLLALLWAWFVWRAFDFGDSAAIQLVASWTWIEPMGLRFSLGVDSVALMLVMLTALLTPLAVLGSWTAITQRVREFYLWLVILEIAMLAVFMARDLLVFYLAFEFTLVPMFFLIAVYGSTNRARASIVFFLYTFTGSIITLIGLLYVAWVQWSHSGNWTFDIGILTATAASMSASQQGWLLLALCCGFAVKVPLFPVHTWLPLAHTEAPTAGSVILAAVLLKLGTYGLYRFAMPMCPVAFSHYAPLIAVLCIIGIIYGALVCWVQRDVKRLIAYSSVSHLGFCVLGLAAINTAGVSGSVMYMINHGLSTGALFLCIGMVYERYHTRSMDELGGMARRMPLWTAFTVFFVMSSVGLPGLNGFVGEFLTIFGAFTSGQPLQGLPTAGPLGPWYAAFAGTGMILAAIYLLYFCGHLLFGAYHVPDAAHAAVHDHGHHHRLPRDLSLREMIVLAPLAVLCIWLGVQPGVILSRIEAPVTQVVTSVNLAASQPLAAAVAAPDVEGR, encoded by the coding sequence ATGCTCCTTACCCTCCTGCTCATCCCAACGCTCACTGCCCTGGCCATCATGCTGCGCCCGGCGCGACAAGCCGCACCGATCGCGCTGGCGGGTTCGCTGCTGGCGCTGCTTTGGGCATGGTTCGTCTGGCGAGCGTTCGACTTTGGCGACAGCGCCGCCATTCAACTTGTTGCCTCGTGGACCTGGATCGAGCCGATGGGGCTCCGCTTCTCGCTTGGCGTCGATTCCGTCGCGCTCATGCTCGTCATGCTCACCGCCCTGCTCACGCCCCTGGCGGTGCTCGGCTCGTGGACGGCCATCACGCAGCGCGTGCGCGAGTTCTACCTCTGGCTGGTGATTCTCGAAATCGCCATGCTCGCGGTGTTCATGGCCCGCGATCTGCTCGTGTTCTATCTGGCCTTCGAGTTCACGCTCGTGCCGATGTTCTTTCTCATCGCGGTCTACGGCTCGACCAACCGGGCTCGCGCTTCGATCGTGTTCTTCCTCTACACCTTCACGGGCTCGATCATCACGCTCATCGGCCTGCTGTACGTCGCCTGGGTGCAGTGGAGCCACAGCGGCAACTGGACGTTTGACATCGGCATTCTCACCGCCACGGCCGCGTCGATGTCGGCTTCTCAACAGGGCTGGCTGCTGCTGGCCCTGTGCTGCGGCTTTGCCGTCAAGGTCCCGCTCTTCCCCGTGCACACCTGGCTGCCGCTGGCGCACACCGAAGCCCCCACCGCCGGCTCGGTCATCCTCGCCGCAGTGCTGCTCAAACTCGGCACCTATGGCCTGTACCGCTTCGCCATGCCCATGTGCCCGGTCGCGTTCAGCCACTACGCGCCGCTCATCGCCGTACTGTGCATCATCGGCATCATCTACGGCGCGCTGGTCTGCTGGGTGCAGCGCGACGTGAAGCGCCTCATCGCCTACTCTTCGGTAAGCCACCTGGGCTTTTGCGTGCTCGGGCTTGCGGCCATCAACACCGCCGGCGTGAGCGGCTCGGTCATGTACATGATCAACCACGGCCTGTCCACCGGCGCGCTGTTCCTGTGCATCGGCATGGTCTATGAGCGCTACCACACCCGCTCGATGGATGAACTCGGCGGCATGGCGCGGCGGATGCCGCTCTGGACCGCCTTCACCGTCTTCTTTGTCATGAGCAGCGTCGGCCTGCCGGGCCTCAACGGCTTTGTCGGCGAGTTCCTCACCATCTTCGGCGCCTTCACGTCGGGCCAGCCATTGCAGGGCCTGCCCACCGCCGGCCCCCTCGGACCGTGGTATGCCGCCTTCGCCGGCACGGGCATGATCCTCGCCGCCATCTACCTGCTCTACTTCTGCGGGCACCTGCTCTTTGGCGCCTACCACGTTCCCGATGCGGCCCACGCCGCGGTGCACGATCACGGCCACCACCATCGCCTGCCGCGCGACCTCTCGCTGCGCGAGATGATCGTGCTCGCCCCGCTGGCCGTGTTGTGCATCTGGCTCGGCGTGCAGCCGGGCGTCATTCTTTCGCGCATCGAAGCGCCGGTGACGCAGGTCGTCACCAGCGTCAACCTGGCCGCGAGCCAGCCGCTCGCAGCCGCCGTCGCCGCGCCCGACGTGGAGGGCCGCTGA
- the nuoL gene encoding NADH-quinone oxidoreductase subunit L, translating to MHTLLAQLGHASEGAPMGAPQTIGAWTALIPLLPLIASVACGVLAFLPSGAKTKRAAWCCIAGLALSFVLSVVLAINVGHGLGHASIFEWIRIDRLKADFAFYLDPLTSIMLIVVTGIGTLVAVYASEYMWGDRGYARFFAFVSLFIVAMTCLVLADNLILMYMGWEGVGLCSYLLIGFYYEKPAAVAAAKKAFIVNRIGDLGFALGIMLTYLEFGSVEFDVIFRQIEQWTAAGIEASAATKVIPFLLMLGAFGKSAQLPLYVWLPDAMEGPTPVSALIHAATMVTAGVYLIARMLPLFLLSPYALPTVAWVGCITALFSATIGMAQYDIKRIFAYSTVSQLGYMFMGIGVLSSVGGTFHLFTHAFFKAALFLGSGAVMHGFAGQLDLRKLSGLWRVPGWQVVTASMLVACLALAGFPLTAGFFSKDMILAQAFVTHGPGYQLLGWIGLMTAGITAYYTFRVFFRVFLGPVAYKPGEEHHGAHDDQHFHPHAPGPAINFVLIVLGLGALLAGWIGVGGGHHGWFGGMIHASSANYQVAHEAGGSHGFFSDPHKWMMLASSVVGIVGIAIAAYLHLFNRAAAERWRRAILPVAVLAEHKWCVDEGYELLIRRPLRALGHICYALGDTLIINGLVALAGWTPRLIGAAVRPLQNGRLQGYGLGMAGGAAMLVIIVWWML from the coding sequence ATGCACACGCTGCTCGCCCAACTCGGACACGCTTCGGAAGGTGCACCGATGGGTGCGCCCCAGACCATTGGCGCCTGGACGGCCCTGATTCCCCTGCTGCCGCTGATCGCCTCGGTCGCCTGCGGCGTGCTCGCCTTCCTTCCGAGCGGCGCCAAGACGAAGCGCGCCGCGTGGTGCTGCATCGCGGGCCTCGCGCTGTCGTTTGTGCTTTCAGTGGTGCTCGCGATCAACGTCGGCCACGGCCTGGGCCATGCCTCGATCTTCGAGTGGATCCGCATCGACCGTCTCAAGGCCGACTTCGCCTTTTATCTCGACCCGCTCACGAGCATCATGCTCATCGTCGTCACCGGCATCGGCACGCTTGTGGCCGTCTACGCCTCGGAGTACATGTGGGGCGATCGCGGCTACGCGCGGTTCTTCGCCTTTGTCAGCCTCTTCATCGTCGCGATGACCTGCCTCGTGCTCGCTGACAATCTCATCCTCATGTACATGGGATGGGAAGGCGTGGGCCTGTGCTCGTATCTGCTGATCGGGTTCTACTACGAGAAGCCTGCCGCCGTCGCCGCCGCCAAGAAGGCGTTCATCGTCAACCGCATCGGCGATCTCGGCTTTGCGCTGGGCATCATGCTCACGTACCTGGAGTTCGGCAGCGTCGAGTTCGACGTCATCTTCCGCCAGATCGAGCAGTGGACCGCTGCGGGCATCGAGGCGAGCGCCGCGACCAAGGTCATCCCGTTCCTGCTGATGCTCGGCGCGTTCGGCAAGAGCGCCCAGCTCCCGCTCTACGTCTGGCTGCCTGATGCGATGGAAGGCCCGACGCCCGTCTCCGCGCTCATCCACGCCGCGACCATGGTCACCGCCGGCGTCTACCTCATCGCGCGCATGCTGCCGCTGTTCCTGCTCAGCCCGTACGCGCTGCCCACCGTCGCGTGGGTCGGCTGCATCACGGCGCTGTTTTCGGCCACCATCGGCATGGCGCAGTACGACATCAAGCGCATCTTCGCCTACTCGACCGTCTCGCAGCTGGGTTACATGTTCATGGGGATCGGCGTGCTCAGCAGCGTGGGCGGCACGTTTCATCTCTTCACCCACGCGTTCTTCAAGGCGGCGCTGTTCCTCGGCAGCGGCGCCGTGATGCACGGCTTTGCAGGGCAACTCGATCTGCGCAAACTTTCGGGCCTCTGGCGCGTGCCGGGCTGGCAGGTCGTTACCGCCTCCATGCTTGTCGCCTGCCTCGCGCTGGCGGGCTTCCCCCTCACCGCCGGCTTCTTCTCCAAGGACATGATCCTCGCCCAGGCGTTCGTCACGCACGGGCCGGGCTACCAACTGCTCGGCTGGATCGGCCTCATGACCGCCGGGATCACCGCCTACTACACCTTCCGCGTGTTCTTCCGCGTCTTCCTCGGCCCAGTCGCTTACAAGCCCGGCGAGGAACACCACGGCGCGCACGACGACCAGCACTTCCACCCGCACGCGCCGGGTCCGGCGATCAACTTCGTGCTCATCGTGCTCGGCCTGGGCGCACTGCTCGCCGGCTGGATCGGCGTGGGCGGTGGGCATCACGGCTGGTTCGGCGGGATGATTCACGCCTCCTCCGCCAACTACCAAGTCGCGCATGAGGCGGGCGGCTCGCACGGTTTCTTCAGCGATCCGCACAAGTGGATGATGCTCGCTTCTTCGGTCGTGGGCATTGTTGGCATCGCCATCGCGGCGTATCTGCACCTTTTCAACCGGGCGGCGGCCGAACGCTGGCGCCGCGCGATCCTGCCCGTGGCCGTGCTCGCTGAACACAAGTGGTGCGTGGATGAAGGCTACGAACTGCTCATCCGCCGCCCGCTGCGCGCACTGGGCCACATCTGCTACGCGCTGGGCGACACGCTGATCATCAACGGCCTGGTCGCGCTGGCGGGCTGGACACCCAGACTCATCGGCGCCGCGGTCCGGCCGCTGCAGAACGGGCGGCTGCAGGGCTACGGCCTGGGAATGGCCGGGGGCGCCGCCATGCTCGTCATCATTGTCTGGTGGATGCTCTAA
- the nuoK gene encoding NADH-quinone oxidoreductase subunit NuoK — MSLPLSVLALNHYLLLSGVLFVIGLIGFLTRRNLIIMFLCTELMFQAAAIAMIAFGAYHGNVQGQVFLIFILTVAAAEAALALALVVMLYRRGSTLDAETWSELKG, encoded by the coding sequence ATGAGCCTGCCGCTCTCGGTGCTCGCGCTCAACCACTATCTGCTGCTCAGCGGGGTGCTGTTCGTCATCGGCCTGATCGGCTTTCTGACGAGGCGCAACCTCATCATCATGTTCCTGTGCACCGAACTCATGTTTCAGGCCGCCGCGATCGCCATGATCGCCTTTGGCGCTTACCACGGCAACGTGCAGGGACAGGTGTTTCTCATCTTCATCCTCACCGTCGCCGCGGCTGAGGCGGCGCTGGCCCTGGCGCTGGTGGTCATGCTCTATCGCCGCGGCTCGACCCTTGATGCGGAAACCTGGTCGGAGTTGAAGGGCTGA
- a CDS encoding NADH-quinone oxidoreductase subunit J has product MSIIYAACVAGAVGLLFLLPRRGSRWGLIGAVLGAGALGAGMLALSRPARSSGDHPDMFFYVLGFIAVAGAVRMISNPRPVYAALYFILVVLASAGLFVQLGAEFMAFALIIVYAGAILITYLFVIMLAQEAPDDRHADALTDYDATAREPIAATIVGFVLMAALLGMMYRGTGSLPAQAPHHAADAELALLVGKVDSAMREADLIGPHETIDSVDPAARIAWVISPSLDQPRAVEWPAGLHVDNVDAVGVSLLAEFPVSLEVAGVILMLAMLGAVVLARKPAGGTADGAVEHFKLGAGPRKAGSP; this is encoded by the coding sequence ATGAGCATCATCTATGCCGCATGCGTCGCAGGAGCCGTCGGGCTGCTGTTTCTGCTGCCGCGACGGGGCAGCCGCTGGGGCCTGATCGGCGCAGTTCTCGGCGCCGGCGCGCTCGGAGCCGGCATGCTCGCGCTGTCGCGCCCGGCTCGGTCCTCGGGTGATCACCCTGATATGTTCTTTTACGTCCTCGGGTTCATCGCCGTCGCCGGCGCCGTGCGGATGATCAGCAATCCCCGGCCCGTCTACGCCGCGCTCTACTTCATCCTCGTCGTGCTCGCCTCGGCCGGGCTCTTCGTGCAACTCGGCGCGGAGTTCATGGCGTTCGCGCTCATCATCGTCTACGCCGGCGCGATCCTCATCACCTACCTCTTCGTGATCATGCTCGCGCAGGAAGCGCCCGACGACCGGCACGCCGACGCCCTGACCGACTACGACGCCACCGCCCGCGAGCCGATTGCCGCGACGATCGTCGGCTTCGTGCTGATGGCCGCCCTGCTGGGGATGATGTACCGCGGGACGGGCAGCCTGCCGGCCCAGGCTCCGCACCACGCCGCCGACGCCGAACTGGCGCTGCTCGTGGGCAAGGTGGACAGCGCCATGCGCGAGGCGGATCTGATCGGGCCGCATGAGACGATTGACAGCGTCGACCCGGCTGCGCGCATCGCGTGGGTGATTTCGCCGTCGCTCGACCAGCCGCGCGCCGTGGAATGGCCGGCCGGTCTGCACGTGGACAATGTCGATGCCGTAGGCGTGTCGCTGCTTGCCGAGTTTCCCGTGAGCCTCGAAGTGGCCGGGGTGATCCTCATGCTCGCCATGCTCGGAGCGGTCGTGCTGGCGCGCAAGCCGGCCGGCGGAACGGCCGATGGGGCCGTTGAGCATTTCAAGCTCGGCGCCGGGCCACGAAAGGCGGGTTCGCCATGA
- a CDS encoding sugar phosphate isomerase/epimerase, translating to MSPTALPPIALQLFTIRDQTENDLPAALEQVASIGFDGVEFAGLFGHEPDQVRSVLDRLGLRTCGTHISLERLNSDIGQCIDEAHSLGADLIVIPYLTEEYRTEDGYRQAVAQMLAIASRLHGRGLRLAYHHHNFEFQTFGPDSARRGIDVIADAPADRLLLEIDVYWCRHAGTDPLKFLTRHVRRTPLLHLKDMRDARSRRFAEIGSGIIEFGPILRTAAQGGVEWFIVEQDRDFTGSSLDSARASFSALQRLCKEALA from the coding sequence ATGAGCCCGACGGCATTGCCTCCGATCGCGCTCCAGCTTTTCACCATTCGCGATCAGACCGAGAACGATCTGCCCGCCGCGCTTGAGCAGGTTGCCAGCATCGGCTTTGACGGCGTCGAGTTCGCCGGACTCTTCGGCCATGAGCCAGACCAGGTCCGCAGCGTCCTCGACCGGCTCGGCCTGCGGACATGCGGCACGCACATCAGCCTCGAGCGGCTCAACTCCGACATCGGCCAGTGCATCGACGAAGCGCACAGCCTGGGCGCCGATCTCATCGTCATTCCCTACCTCACCGAAGAGTACCGAACCGAAGACGGCTATCGGCAAGCCGTGGCCCAGATGCTCGCCATCGCGTCGCGCCTGCACGGCCGGGGGCTGCGGCTGGCGTACCACCACCACAACTTCGAGTTCCAGACCTTCGGGCCGGATTCGGCGCGGCGCGGGATTGACGTGATCGCCGATGCGCCCGCCGACCGGCTGCTGCTCGAGATCGACGTGTACTGGTGCCGCCATGCAGGCACCGACCCGCTCAAGTTTCTCACGCGCCACGTGCGGCGGACGCCGCTGCTGCACCTCAAGGACATGCGCGACGCGCGCAGCCGCAGGTTCGCCGAGATCGGCTCGGGCATCATTGAGTTCGGCCCGATTCTGCGCACCGCGGCGCAGGGCGGCGTCGAATGGTTCATCGTCGAGCAGGACCGCGACTTTACCGGCTCATCGCTCGACTCGGCGCGCGCGAGTTTCTCGGCGCTGCAGCGATTGTGCAAGGAGGCGCTGGCATGA
- a CDS encoding uracil-DNA glycosylase codes for MTTGRNGLRAARQMVQAGQLLGVDFVALPARVSEPPASAELPAGAPAPAASPKQALLDALRLRHDRECAHCTAATAHTRTVFGEGNPDARLVFVGEAPGAEEDKTGRPFVGRAGQLLDKMITAMGLNREDVYIANVLKARPPNNATPTPAEVMNCAPYLAEQLRIIAPEAIVALGAPAAKFLLNTTEGISSLRGTWHACRLENLEIPVMPTFHPAYLLRNYTPDARGKVWSDLQMVMKRLNGDA; via the coding sequence ATGACGACAGGCCGCAACGGGCTGCGCGCGGCGCGGCAGATGGTCCAGGCCGGACAACTGCTCGGCGTGGACTTCGTGGCCCTGCCGGCGCGCGTGAGCGAGCCGCCCGCCAGCGCGGAATTGCCCGCGGGCGCGCCGGCGCCGGCCGCTTCACCGAAACAGGCGCTGCTCGACGCCCTGCGGCTCCGGCATGATCGCGAGTGCGCCCACTGCACCGCCGCCACCGCGCACACGCGCACGGTCTTTGGCGAGGGCAACCCCGACGCGCGGCTCGTGTTCGTCGGCGAAGCCCCGGGCGCTGAAGAAGACAAGACCGGCCGGCCCTTCGTCGGGCGCGCCGGCCAGTTGCTCGACAAGATGATTACGGCGATGGGACTCAATCGCGAGGACGTCTACATCGCCAACGTCCTCAAGGCTCGTCCGCCCAACAACGCCACGCCGACGCCCGCGGAAGTCATGAACTGCGCGCCGTACCTCGCCGAGCAGCTGCGCATCATCGCGCCTGAGGCTATTGTCGCACTGGGCGCCCCGGCCGCCAAGTTCCTGCTGAACACGACCGAGGGGATCTCATCGCTGCGCGGCACATGGCACGCCTGCCGCCTCGAAAACCTCGAGATCCCCGTCATGCCGACGTTCCACCCTGCGTACCTGCTGCGCAACTACACGCCCGATGCGCGCGGCAAGGTCTGGTCGGACCTGCAGATGGTGATGAAGCGACTCAATGGCGATGCGTAG
- a CDS encoding fumarylacetoacetate hydrolase family protein: MRLIRFASPTHSGPPITAVDCGDGTALPLAGAALGPLEPAGEPIPIGRLLAPLVPPVIMGIGLNYRAHAAEQGKEPPERPMMFMKNPAAVCGPNDDIIIPDVCQDRQQVDFECELGVIIGRACKNVPAEHALEFVLGYTAANDVSARWWQKHAGGGQFNRGKSFDTFCPIGPCIVTPDELGDPGILRVQTRLNGATMQDSNTSDLIFPVAELIAFLSQGTTLLPGTLILTGTPGGVGFARTPPVWLCDGDVVEVEVETIGVLRNRVVYEA; the protein is encoded by the coding sequence ATGCGACTGATCCGCTTCGCTTCACCCACGCACTCGGGGCCGCCCATCACCGCCGTGGACTGCGGCGACGGCACGGCCCTGCCGCTCGCCGGAGCCGCCCTGGGCCCGCTTGAGCCCGCAGGAGAGCCGATTCCGATCGGCCGACTTCTCGCTCCGCTTGTCCCGCCGGTCATCATGGGCATCGGCCTGAACTACCGCGCCCACGCCGCCGAGCAGGGCAAGGAGCCTCCCGAGCGGCCGATGATGTTCATGAAAAACCCGGCGGCGGTCTGCGGGCCCAACGACGACATCATCATCCCCGACGTCTGCCAGGACCGGCAGCAGGTCGATTTCGAGTGCGAACTCGGGGTCATCATCGGCCGCGCCTGCAAGAACGTCCCGGCCGAGCACGCCCTCGAGTTCGTACTCGGCTACACGGCGGCCAACGACGTCAGCGCCCGCTGGTGGCAGAAGCACGCAGGCGGCGGTCAGTTCAACCGCGGCAAGTCGTTTGACACCTTCTGCCCCATCGGCCCGTGCATCGTTACGCCCGATGAACTCGGCGATCCCGGAATTCTGCGCGTGCAGACGCGGCTCAACGGCGCAACCATGCAGGACTCGAACACGTCGGATCTCATCTTCCCGGTGGCCGAACTCATCGCCTTTCTCAGCCAGGGCACGACGCTGCTGCCGGGCACGCTCATTCTCACCGGCACGCCCGGCGGCGTGGGCTTTGCTCGAACGCCTCCCGTTTGGCTGTGCGACGGAGACGTGGTGGAGGTCGAAGTCGAGACAATCGGCGTGCTCCGCAATCGCGTGGTGTATGAGGCGTAG
- the lepA gene encoding elongation factor 4: MHIRNFSIIAHIDHGKSTLADRLLQATHAVADRDARAQLLDDMDIERERGITIKASAVTVFHRHNGENYQLNFIDTPGHVDFHYEVSRALTACEGAILVVDATQGVQAQTVANAYLAVNNNVELIPAVNKIDLPGALPLDTAMEIEHVLGIPAEECTNCSAKTGEGIDHLLAAICDRLPPPRQSLVSQTRALIFDSVYDDYRGVVVYVRVFDGQLKAGDRIRMMSSGRVWTITELGRYTPKPTKVDQLAAGEVGYFIAAIKTLVDVRIGDTVTRDVDPAAEPLPGYQEPQRMVFCEFYPSSSGEKGAEFEALREAITRLHLNDASFTYEPHHSDALGFGFRCGFLGMLHMDIIQERLEREGGVDIVQTPPTVSYEIGLRDGTTLPINNPADLPDMSNVVEIREPIVRVEIICPTEFIGDIMRLCETRRGIYKDQKYLSETRNILDYELPLAEIIYDFYDRLKSITRGYGTMDYELIGYRADRLVKLQILVNGNPVDALSLICHRDKAEHRGRALLVKLKKQIDRHQFEIPLQAAIGGKIIARETIKAVRKNVTAKCYGGDVTRKRKLLEKQKEGKKRMKMIGNVEIPQAAFMSVLETEE, translated from the coding sequence ATGCACATCCGCAACTTCTCAATCATTGCCCATATCGACCACGGCAAGTCCACCTTGGCCGATCGGCTCCTCCAGGCCACCCATGCCGTCGCCGATCGCGATGCGCGGGCTCAGCTCCTCGATGACATGGACATCGAGCGCGAGCGGGGCATCACCATCAAGGCGTCCGCCGTCACGGTTTTTCACCGCCACAACGGCGAGAACTACCAGCTCAACTTCATCGACACGCCCGGCCACGTCGATTTCCACTACGAGGTCAGCCGGGCCCTGACCGCCTGCGAAGGGGCCATCCTCGTCGTAGACGCCACCCAGGGCGTGCAGGCGCAGACGGTCGCCAACGCCTACCTGGCCGTCAACAACAACGTCGAACTCATCCCCGCCGTCAACAAGATCGACCTGCCCGGCGCCCTGCCGCTCGACACGGCCATGGAGATCGAGCACGTCCTGGGCATCCCCGCCGAGGAGTGCACCAACTGCTCGGCCAAGACGGGTGAAGGCATCGATCACCTCCTGGCGGCGATCTGCGACCGCCTCCCACCGCCGCGCCAGTCGCTCGTGTCTCAGACGCGGGCTCTCATCTTCGACTCGGTCTATGACGACTATCGCGGCGTCGTCGTGTACGTGCGCGTGTTCGACGGCCAACTCAAAGCCGGCGACCGCATCCGCATGATGTCCAGCGGCCGGGTGTGGACGATCACCGAACTCGGCCGGTACACGCCCAAGCCGACCAAGGTTGACCAGTTGGCCGCCGGCGAGGTGGGTTACTTCATCGCCGCGATCAAGACGCTCGTCGATGTGCGCATCGGCGACACAGTCACGCGCGACGTCGATCCCGCCGCCGAGCCGCTGCCGGGCTACCAGGAGCCGCAGCGCATGGTGTTCTGCGAGTTCTACCCGAGCAGCAGCGGCGAAAAGGGAGCCGAGTTCGAAGCGCTGCGCGAGGCGATCACGCGACTTCACCTCAACGACGCCTCGTTCACCTACGAGCCGCACCATTCCGATGCGCTGGGATTCGGCTTTCGCTGCGGCTTCCTGGGCATGCTCCACATGGACATCATCCAGGAGCGGCTCGAGCGCGAAGGCGGCGTGGACATCGTCCAGACGCCCCCCACCGTCAGCTACGAAATCGGCCTGCGCGACGGCACGACGCTGCCGATCAACAACCCCGCCGACCTGCCCGACATGAGCAACGTCGTCGAAATCCGCGAACCGATCGTTCGCGTCGAGATCATCTGCCCGACCGAGTTCATCGGCGACATCATGCGCCTGTGTGAGACGCGGCGCGGCATCTACAAGGACCAGAAGTACCTTTCCGAGACGCGCAACATCCTCGACTACGAACTCCCCCTGGCCGAGATCATCTACGACTTCTACGACCGCCTCAAGTCCATCACGCGCGGCTACGGCACGATGGACTACGAACTGATCGGCTACCGCGCCGATCGGCTCGTCAAACTCCAGATTCTCGTCAACGGGAACCCGGTCGATGCGCTCAGCCTCATCTGCCACCGCGACAAGGCTGAACATCGCGGCCGGGCATTGCTCGTCAAGCTCAAGAAGCAGATCGACAGGCACCAGTTCGAGATTCCACTCCAAGCGGCCATCGGCGGCAAGATCATCGCGCGCGAAACCATCAAGGCCGTCCGCAAGAACGTCACCGCCAAGTGCTACGGCGGCGATGTGACGCGCAAGCGCAAACTGCTCGAAAAGCAGAAGGAAGGCAAGAAGCGGATGAAGATGATCGGCAATGTCGAGATCCCGCAGGCCGCCTTCATGAGCGTGCTGGAGACGGAGGAGTAG
- a CDS encoding glycosyltransferase family 4 protein: MSRPNESAPDERRPALPKPQFEGSVVHVLLGTEGGGIITTIRQWAPLLLAAGWDLRFAALQESTACAMLRAAGIEPVIIQMSKFGRFTRLSRRLAPLRPAILHTHNPAAHLMALAARRRLRASVVRTVHAEMKHEMSGTLPPWKIALWTRLMEWAFPRTDLVTIVSPHLQDLLPGGRGSVEAMFIPNSFDPAPIERDGSELDPEIAAWLGTAPLVLAMGRLVTVKNYPLLVGAWVAVSQQHPNARLIIAGSGPKEAELNDLVNSLGIAGCVRIQPWVAATAPLLKRASIVAISSSSECYPMLAFEAMAAGKPVVSTRLPGLQVEDGRTAMLAAHDPVALAQAICHLLEYPDLAMRLGNAARRDLDERFRPWDAAARIAVAYNRLRAIGPTPEL, translated from the coding sequence ATGAGCCGCCCCAACGAATCAGCACCGGACGAGCGCCGGCCGGCGCTGCCGAAGCCGCAATTCGAGGGAAGCGTTGTTCACGTGCTGCTTGGCACGGAGGGTGGCGGCATCATCACGACGATTCGACAGTGGGCGCCACTGCTCCTCGCCGCAGGCTGGGATTTGCGCTTCGCGGCGTTGCAGGAATCTACCGCGTGCGCCATGCTCCGGGCTGCCGGAATCGAGCCGGTCATCATCCAGATGAGCAAGTTCGGGCGGTTCACGCGACTCTCGCGCAGGCTCGCGCCACTTCGACCCGCAATACTCCATACGCACAATCCAGCGGCGCATCTGATGGCGCTTGCGGCTCGACGTCGCCTTCGTGCATCGGTCGTGAGGACCGTGCATGCGGAAATGAAGCACGAGATGAGCGGCACACTTCCGCCCTGGAAAATAGCTCTGTGGACGCGACTCATGGAGTGGGCCTTTCCAAGAACCGATCTCGTCACCATCGTCAGCCCCCACTTGCAGGATCTGCTGCCCGGCGGCCGCGGCTCCGTCGAAGCGATGTTCATCCCCAACAGCTTCGACCCCGCGCCAATCGAACGTGACGGATCCGAGCTCGATCCTGAGATCGCCGCCTGGCTCGGCACAGCGCCACTCGTGCTCGCGATGGGCCGGCTCGTAACCGTAAAGAACTACCCTCTGCTCGTGGGAGCGTGGGTCGCGGTCTCCCAGCAGCATCCAAACGCCCGACTGATCATCGCCGGTTCAGGGCCAAAGGAGGCGGAGCTGAACGACCTGGTGAACTCTCTCGGGATCGCAGGCTGCGTTCGGATCCAGCCGTGGGTTGCGGCAACCGCTCCACTGCTCAAGAGGGCCTCGATCGTCGCGATTTCCAGTTCGAGCGAGTGCTATCCAATGCTCGCCTTTGAAGCCATGGCGGCAGGAAAGCCCGTGGTCTCCACCCGACTCCCCGGTCTGCAGGTGGAAGACGGTCGCACTGCAATGCTCGCCGCGCACGATCCCGTCGCGCTGGCGCAGGCCATCTGTCATCTGCTGGAATACCCCGATCTCGCGATGCGTCTTGGAAATGCCGCCCGACGAGATCTCGATGAGCGGTTCAGGCCATGGGACGCAGCGGCACGAATTGCGGTCGCATACAACCGGCTTCGTGCGATAGGTCCGACGCCTGAGTTATAG